TCTATCAAGTCTTTCACTGCTGTTCCTTTCAATATATGTTAGATGTATATTATACATCATTTCATAACATGAGCAACGTGAAAGAGCACGATGAAGACCAGAGACGAGATGAGCCGGGCCTCTGAAGAGTTTGCGGATGTTGATCTTGGCGACTCAGGCTAATACTTGTGGGTAATAGAAAGGCCTGAGCCACTGGAATTTGTCTGCGATTGTTTCGGGCAGTATGGTCAGTTTCAGATAGGAATCGGAGGTTTATTCGGACGGATGATCTGTTTTTGGAGAAGGTATGGGATTAAGGAAAATCCACTTTCCTATTGTAAGGGCAGGACATAGGCTACCTGGTCGAACTGGTCCGTCGTTACAAGGCGAAAGCTGTCAAGATAGGACTGGTGGCACCTGCGAGTGGCGGCATGAACGAAAGTGTTCCATCAGGCATAGAGACCGGCGCTATTCGATCACGACGAATTGCTGCGTCGCCGTAAACTCTTCCGAGGTCATCCGGATCAAGTACACACCACTGGCCAGACCGTCCAGTATTACCTCGTATACTCCAGGCTCGTATTCACCGTTAATGGAGTGAACCACTCGCCCGGTCAGGTCGTATACGGTCAGCTTCACCCCTGAATCCACAAGCATCGTAAAAACCAGTACAGCAGTGCCAAGTATTGGATTTGGCCTTGCACCGTGTAGAACGAATGAAGCTCCTTCCGCTTCCTCTGTACCAATGTATGGCAGCCAGGCCACAGTTACATCTTGAAGTACGGGTGTTGAAAGCGAGTCGGTTGTGGTCAGTATTGCCCTGTACTGGAAATAAAGGTCTTCGTCGGTCAGAATTCCTTCCAGGGTACAGGAAGTTGTCAGTGTATCTGACCACTCTCCCATGTTCGAGGAATTGTCGGAGCTCCTTACCTGAAGTGCCACACCTGTTCCTGCTGGCTCGATACAGGTCCAGTCAATAGTCTGCCAGTCGGGGCTCTCCTGTATATCTAGCACGCTGGATTCCAGCGAACCATCAGGGAGAAACCCGGTCAGATCCCACCAGGTGATGGCGTCAGCTGATTGAGCAGCTCCGAGAACATCCATATATCCGTCTCCGTTGACATCAGCGGAATACACTGACCTGGCCTCATAGAAACCCCCGTCAACGGTATGTTCCGTCCAGCTTGTGCCCGTACCGTCCAAGTTCTCCCACCAGGTGATGTCGTCTGCAACGTTTGCTGCTCCGAGGACATCCATGTAGCCGTCTCCGTTTACATCAGCGGAATACACTGACCTGGCACCATCGAAATCCCCATCAACGGTATGTTCCGTCCAGCTTGTGCCCGTACCGTCCAAGTTCTCCCACCAGGTGATGTCGTCTGCAACGTTTGCTGCTCCGAGGACATCCATGTAGCCGTCTCCGTTTACATCAGCGGAATACACTGACCTGGCACCATCGAAATCCCCATCAACGGTATGTTCCGTCCAGCTTGTGCCCGTACCGTCCAAGTTCTCCCACCAGGTGATGTCGTCGTCCCAAGCAGATGCTCCGAGGACATCCATGCAGCCGTCTCCGTTCACATCCGCGGAATACACTGACCTGGCGCTATCGAAATCCCCGTCAATGGTATGTTCCGTCCAGTTTATGCCGGAGCCGTCGATATTTTCCCACCAGGTGATGGAATCACCAGCAGCTCCGAGGACATCCATGTAGCCGTCTCCGTTCACGTCAGCAGAGTATATTGAAAAGGTCCAATTGACATTCCCTTTTATGGTATGTTCCGTCCAGCTTGTGCCCGTACCGTCCACGTTCTCCCACCAGGTGATGGCGTCAACACCGGCACCTCCGAGAATATCAATATAGCCGTCTCCGTTCACATCCGAGGAATACACTGACTGGGCATAATAGAAAGCCCCGTCTACGGTATGTTCCAGGGGTAAAAGAACGAGATCGGAAAGATTGTTGCAAGACATGTTCATATCCGCGAAATACTCATTGCCCCAATCAACAACAGGCCCAAAGATTCCATCCCCACCGGACCAATCGGTCTGGATTGCGGT
This Candidatus Aegiribacteria sp. DNA region includes the following protein-coding sequences:
- a CDS encoding T9SS type A sorting domain-containing protein yields the protein MYFLIFFLVTSLITLTSFEAYAGTAIQTDWSGGDGIFGPVVDWGNEYFADMNMSCNNLSDLVLLPLEHTVDGAFYYAQSVYSSDVNGDGYIDILGGAGVDAITWWENVDGTGTSWTEHTIKGNVNWTFSIYSADVNGDGYMDVLGAAGDSITWWENIDGSGINWTEHTIDGDFDSARSVYSADVNGDGCMDVLGASAWDDDITWWENLDGTGTSWTEHTVDGDFDGARSVYSADVNGDGYMDVLGAANVADDITWWENLDGTGTSWTEHTVDGDFDGARSVYSADVNGDGYMDVLGAANVADDITWWENLDGTGTSWTEHTVDGGFYEARSVYSADVNGDGYMDVLGAAQSADAITWWDLTGFLPDGSLESSVLDIQESPDWQTIDWTCIEPAGTGVALQVRSSDNSSNMGEWSDTLTTSCTLEGILTDEDLYFQYRAILTTTDSLSTPVLQDVTVAWLPYIGTEEAEGASFVLHGARPNPILGTAVLVFTMLVDSGVKLTVYDLTGRVVHSINGEYEPGVYEVILDGLASGVYLIRMTSEEFTATQQFVVIE